One window of the Labilibaculum sp. genome contains the following:
- the infB gene encoding translation initiation factor IF-2, with protein sequence MVKVDKNIRLSKLARELNVGTSTIVEFLNKKGIPIDSNPNTKVSEEAYNILAKEYSSDLNLKKESEKVNLKSTRERKETVSIEKISEESEPENRSKEKSVKKTEEVIAKKEPVKIVGKIDLDALKPKAKRPQETKQEVVSKTDPDKVEKTIKPVQSEAPKKEAPKAEVTAEKPVDKIVTPPKVELTEQTSEPAKNPVSDVQTVKMETPKKEEKARAPKEEKKDELKVVGMIDLSALNQKTRPTKKTKAEKEVERREKQKVPASKPQAQENSGSGKEEIFKSSTQRLAGPTVVGKIELPVEKKPGAGNKDKVSANQRKKRKRIKKDTEKVNLASPGQGKPGKPGTTEVRLKGTGAGAAKFNKLKKKKVVKKEVSEEDVQKQIKDTLARLTSKGGKSKGSRHRRDKRDIESAKREKIAEQIEAEKNILKLTEFVTVNELATMMAVPVTNIIATCMGLGLFVSINQRLDAETIAIVADEFNFKAEFVSVELQESIEEEVDEEADLLSRAPIVTVMGHVDHGKTSLLDYVRHANVIAGEAGGITQHIGAYNVKLDDGRRVSFLDTPGHEAFTAMRARGAQVTDIAIIIIAADDNVMPQTIEAINHASAAGVPIVFAINKIDKPGADPERIKGELANMNYLVEDWGGKYQCQEISAKNGINIEELLEKVLLEAEMLELKANPNKRAIGSVIESSLDKGRGYVTTLLVQAGTLKVGDVLLAGSYTGHVKAMYNERGNRIEKVGPSEPALILGLNGAPQAGDNFNVMESEKEARSIANKREQLQREQGLRTQKHITLDEIGRRIAIGNFQELNVIVKGDVDGSIEALSDSLIKLSTEEIQVNVIHKAVGQISESDVLLATASNAIIVGFQVRPSIGARKLAEKEEIDIRLYSIIYDAIDELKSAMEGMLSPEIKEEITATVEVVEVFNITKVGNIAGCLVRDGKINRNSRIRLIRDGIVVYTGVLGSLKRFKDDVKEVAKGYECGLNIDKYNDIKVGDMVEAFEEIEVKKKL encoded by the coding sequence ATGGTGAAAGTCGATAAAAATATAAGACTTAGTAAATTAGCAAGAGAACTAAACGTTGGTACTTCAACAATTGTTGAATTTCTGAACAAAAAAGGCATTCCGATTGATTCCAATCCAAATACCAAAGTTTCAGAAGAGGCTTATAATATCCTTGCCAAAGAGTATAGCTCTGACTTGAATCTAAAAAAGGAATCTGAAAAGGTAAATCTGAAAAGTACCCGCGAAAGAAAGGAAACAGTTTCAATCGAAAAAATTTCTGAAGAATCGGAGCCTGAAAACCGCAGTAAAGAAAAATCTGTTAAAAAAACAGAAGAAGTAATTGCGAAAAAAGAACCAGTTAAAATTGTTGGTAAAATTGATTTAGATGCATTAAAACCTAAAGCAAAAAGACCGCAGGAAACAAAACAGGAAGTCGTTTCAAAAACGGATCCAGATAAGGTAGAAAAAACTATTAAGCCAGTTCAGTCTGAGGCTCCCAAAAAGGAAGCACCTAAGGCGGAGGTTACTGCAGAGAAACCTGTAGATAAAATAGTTACACCTCCAAAAGTAGAACTTACTGAACAAACATCTGAACCTGCTAAAAATCCAGTTTCAGATGTCCAAACTGTTAAAATGGAAACCCCGAAAAAAGAGGAAAAAGCCCGAGCTCCTAAAGAGGAGAAAAAAGATGAGCTTAAAGTGGTTGGCATGATTGATTTATCTGCATTAAATCAAAAAACTCGGCCAACCAAAAAAACCAAGGCTGAAAAAGAAGTTGAAAGAAGGGAAAAACAAAAAGTTCCTGCTTCAAAACCTCAGGCACAAGAAAATTCCGGATCAGGAAAAGAAGAAATTTTTAAATCTTCTACCCAAAGACTAGCTGGTCCAACTGTAGTTGGAAAAATTGAACTTCCAGTTGAGAAAAAGCCGGGTGCGGGTAATAAAGATAAAGTATCTGCCAATCAGCGTAAGAAGCGTAAAAGAATTAAAAAGGATACTGAGAAAGTAAATTTAGCGAGTCCCGGACAAGGAAAACCAGGAAAACCAGGCACTACTGAAGTAAGACTTAAAGGAACAGGTGCAGGTGCCGCTAAGTTTAATAAGCTGAAGAAGAAAAAAGTCGTTAAAAAAGAAGTTAGCGAAGAAGATGTACAAAAGCAGATTAAGGATACTCTTGCCCGATTAACTTCTAAAGGAGGTAAATCGAAAGGATCGAGACACCGTAGAGATAAACGTGACATCGAAAGTGCAAAAAGAGAAAAAATAGCAGAACAAATTGAAGCTGAAAAAAATATTTTAAAGCTTACCGAATTTGTTACAGTTAATGAATTGGCAACAATGATGGCTGTTCCTGTTACCAATATTATTGCAACTTGTATGGGATTAGGTTTATTTGTATCTATCAATCAACGATTAGATGCAGAAACCATTGCTATTGTTGCTGACGAATTTAACTTTAAAGCTGAATTTGTAAGTGTTGAACTTCAGGAATCAATTGAAGAAGAAGTTGACGAAGAAGCAGATTTATTATCCCGTGCTCCAATTGTTACTGTAATGGGACACGTTGATCACGGTAAAACCTCCTTACTCGACTACGTTCGTCACGCGAATGTTATTGCAGGTGAAGCCGGAGGAATTACTCAGCACATTGGAGCTTACAATGTGAAACTTGACGATGGAAGAAGGGTTTCTTTCCTTGATACTCCAGGTCACGAGGCGTTTACCGCGATGCGTGCACGTGGTGCTCAGGTAACTGATATTGCAATTATTATAATCGCAGCTGACGACAACGTAATGCCACAAACAATTGAGGCGATCAATCACGCAAGTGCCGCGGGAGTTCCTATTGTATTTGCAATTAATAAGATTGATAAGCCAGGTGCTGACCCTGAAAGAATTAAAGGGGAATTAGCAAATATGAACTATTTAGTTGAGGACTGGGGTGGAAAATACCAGTGTCAGGAAATCTCAGCAAAAAATGGTATTAACATTGAAGAGTTGCTGGAAAAAGTTCTTTTAGAAGCAGAAATGCTGGAACTTAAGGCAAATCCAAATAAACGTGCTATCGGTTCAGTAATTGAATCCTCACTAGATAAAGGTAGAGGTTATGTTACTACATTATTGGTACAGGCAGGTACCCTAAAAGTTGGAGATGTTCTATTGGCAGGTAGTTATACCGGTCACGTAAAAGCGATGTATAATGAGCGTGGTAATAGAATAGAAAAGGTTGGTCCTTCAGAACCAGCTCTAATTCTTGGTTTGAATGGTGCCCCACAGGCTGGTGACAATTTCAACGTGATGGAAAGTGAAAAAGAGGCACGTTCCATTGCTAACAAGCGTGAACAATTACAACGTGAGCAAGGTCTTCGTACTCAGAAACACATTACACTTGATGAGATTGGCCGTCGTATTGCAATTGGAAACTTCCAGGAACTTAATGTTATTGTAAAAGGTGATGTGGATGGATCTATTGAAGCTCTTTCTGATTCATTAATTAAGCTTTCGACTGAAGAAATTCAAGTGAATGTAATTCACAAAGCAGTTGGCCAGATTTCCGAATCGGATGTATTGCTTGCAACAGCTTCTAATGCTATTATTGTTGGATTCCAGGTTAGACCTTCTATTGGAGCAAGAAAACTTGCTGAGAAGGAAGAAATCGATATCCGTTTGTACTCGATTATCTACGATGCAATTGATGAATTAAAATCAGCAATGGAAGGTATGCTTTCTCCTGAAATTAAGGAAGAAATTACCGCTACGGTTGAAGTTGTGGAGGTATTTAATATTACCAAAGTGGGTAATATTGCAGGTTGTCTTGTTCGTGATGGAAAAATCAACCGTAACTCTAGAATCCGATTAATTCGCGATGGTATTGTTGTTTATACAGGAGTACTTGGTTCTCTGAAACGTTTCAAAGACGATGTGAAAGAAGTAGCGAAAGGTTACGAATGTGGATTAAATATCGACAAATACAACGACATTAAAGTTGGCGATATGGTAGAAGCATTTGAAGAAATAGAGGTAAAAAAGAAATTGTAA
- the nusA gene encoding transcription termination factor NusA: MNLIETFSEFKELKSIDRATMMSVLEDVFRNLLLKNYGTDENFDIIINPDKGDLEIWRNREIVEDGQVEDENLQISLSEAKKIDEDYEVGEEVTDEVKFMDFGRRSILTLRQNLSARILELEKDNIFNLYKDRVGEIVTGEVYQIWKKEILILDDEENELILPKTEQIPSDYFRKGETVRAVVVRVEVKNNSPLIIVSRTSPVFLERLFELEVPEIFDGLITIKNIVRIPGERAKVAVESYDERIDPVGACVGMKGSRIHGIVRELRNENIDVINYTTNTQLFITRALNPAKVSSVKLNEETKRAEVYLDPEEVSLAIGKGGLNIKLASQLSGYEIDVYREKSEEEVEEDVNLSEFTDEIDAWIIDELKKIGCDTARSVLDLSPEELEKRTDLEIETINEILNIFKSEFDN, from the coding sequence ATGAATCTTATTGAGACTTTTTCGGAATTTAAGGAGTTGAAAAGCATCGACCGCGCGACAATGATGAGCGTATTGGAAGATGTTTTCAGAAATCTTCTATTGAAAAATTATGGCACCGACGAAAACTTTGATATCATTATTAATCCAGACAAAGGTGACTTAGAGATTTGGAGAAATAGAGAAATTGTAGAAGACGGACAAGTAGAGGATGAAAATTTACAGATCTCGCTTTCTGAAGCGAAAAAGATAGATGAAGATTACGAAGTTGGTGAAGAAGTTACGGACGAAGTAAAATTTATGGATTTTGGCCGACGTTCAATTCTAACTTTACGTCAGAATCTTTCTGCAAGAATTTTAGAATTGGAGAAAGACAATATCTTTAACCTGTACAAAGATCGGGTTGGCGAAATTGTTACCGGTGAAGTTTATCAGATATGGAAAAAAGAAATTCTTATTCTGGATGATGAAGAAAATGAATTGATTCTTCCTAAAACAGAACAGATCCCTTCTGATTATTTCCGCAAAGGAGAAACAGTTAGAGCCGTTGTTGTTCGTGTTGAGGTGAAAAATAACAGTCCTCTTATTATAGTTTCAAGAACTTCTCCTGTTTTCCTTGAGAGATTGTTTGAACTGGAAGTACCGGAAATATTTGATGGTCTAATCACTATTAAAAATATTGTTCGTATTCCTGGTGAAAGAGCTAAGGTTGCAGTTGAATCTTACGATGAAAGAATTGATCCTGTTGGAGCATGTGTGGGTATGAAAGGGTCGAGAATACATGGTATTGTTCGTGAATTACGTAACGAAAATATTGATGTAATCAATTACACAACTAACACCCAGCTTTTTATCACAAGAGCTCTTAACCCTGCGAAAGTTTCCTCAGTGAAACTTAACGAAGAAACCAAACGTGCTGAAGTTTATCTGGATCCTGAAGAGGTTTCCCTGGCTATTGGTAAAGGTGGTTTAAATATAAAACTGGCAAGTCAGCTATCAGGATATGAGATTGATGTGTATCGTGAGAAATCTGAGGAGGAAGTTGAAGAAGATGTAAACTTATCAGAATTTACGGATGAAATTGATGCCTGGATAATTGATGAGTTAAAGAAAATTGGTTGTGATACAGCAAGAAGCGTTCTTGATTTATCTCCAGAGGAGTTAGAAAAGAGAACAGATCTTGAAATAGAGACCATTAATGAGATTTTGAATATTTTTAAATCCGAGTTCGATAATTAA